In the Nicotiana tabacum cultivar K326 chromosome 16, ASM71507v2, whole genome shotgun sequence genome, one interval contains:
- the LOC107779308 gene encoding uncharacterized protein LOC107779308, whose protein sequence is MNDLVGSHTASIQKLEMQMRDPSREQNPKQMGTLHSDTIANQKGSGSGRTCHVMVITNRSGKVLQGEGEQVVEKEEFEKEVGVEEPSVVEIEKISENAQVQEENRETVKEKVKETPKTLPPIPRPPPPFPQRLARKVDDRKLKKFYDILKQLSVNIPFVEAFQEMPGFAKYLKDLITKNKTTKYEVVNVTHWVISIIATSPVQKKEDPGAFTIPCTIGVHDFARTLCDNGASINFMPLSIYKKVGLCMPRPTSMILQMVDRSIKRPVGIVDDVLVKVGKFHLHADFVILDCAVDKDIPIILGRPLLATGRALMDSERNEIKFCVNDEEVTFQESKGMKLPHEYESILVIDVVDEVEDAVEMKMEEQFLGEALVERLLEVLKEHRQAIGWTIADIRGILA, encoded by the exons ATGAACGATCTTGTTGGCTCTCATACCGCATCGATTCAAAAATTGGAGATGCAAATGAGAGACCCCTCTAGGGAGCAAAATCCAAAGCAAATGGGAACACTCCATAGTGACACAATTGCGAACCAAAAGGGTAGTGGGAGTGGCCGAACTTGTCATGTCATGGTAATTACTAATAGGAGTGGGAAGGTACTACAAGGAGAGGGTGAACAAGTGGTTGAGAAAGAAGAGTTCGAGAAAGAGGTTGGGGTTGAAGAGCCAAGTGTTGTCGAAATTGAGAAAATTTCAGAAAATGCGCAAGTGCAAGAAGAGAATCGGGAAACggtaaaggaaaaggtaaaagagacaCCAAAAACTCTTCCACCTATTCCTAGACCTCCTCCTCCATTCCCTCAAAGACTCGCTAGGAAGGTTGATGATAGAAAACTCAAGAAGTTCTACGACATTCTCAAGCAATTATCGGTGAATATCccatttgtggaagcatttcaagagatgccGGGTTTTGCTAAGtatttgaaagatttgatcaCCAAGAATAAAACCACCAAAtatgaagtggtgaatgtgacaCACTGGGTTATTTCCATCATTGCAACATCACCCGTTCAAAAGAAAGAGGACCCGGGAGCTTTTACCATTCCTTGTACCATCGGGGTACATGATTTTGCAAGAACTCTTTGTGATAATGGAGCGAGCATCAACTTTATGCCTCTTTCCATTTACAAGAAAGTAGGATTATGCATGCCAAGGCCCACAAGTATGATATTGCAAATGGTCGATCGTTCCATCAAACGCCCGGTGGGAATTGTTGATGATGTACTTGTGAAGGTGGGAAAATTTCATTTACATGCCGACTTCGTAATCCTTGATTGTGCAGTTGACAAAGACATCCCTATCATCTTGGGGAGACCATTACTTGCCACGGGAAGAGCACTCATGGATTCAGAACGGAATGAGATTAAATTTTGTGTGAATGATGAAGAGGTTACATTCCAAGAAAGCAAGGGTATGAAACTACCGCATGAGTATGAAAGCATCTTGGTGATCGATGTTGTTGATGAAGTAGAGGATGCAGTtgaaatgaaaatggaagaaCAATTCCTCGGCGAAGCATTG gtagaacGGTTGTTGGAAGTCTTGAAGGAGCATAGGCAAGCCATTGGATGGACAATTGCGGACATCCGTGGGATTCTCGCGTGA